One window of the Halorussus sp. MSC15.2 genome contains the following:
- a CDS encoding MBL fold metallo-hydrolase yields the protein MTVRHDGLLATWLGYAGLRLESPDGTVVYADPGRYGTLTGEWRPDSPDAGHPDARDYRPEDGDLVLVTHDHHYDSDAIRRVAGDDATLVVYEAVYPPKIDRDVEDLRDLPYEFVRVDEADDRLFGDVIVRSVAGYNDPDGPHTDASGDPYHPEGFGVGYHLTLPGRGGEDVTVFWPGDSDALPGHAELDVSLFCPPIGGSFTMDRHEAAALAEEMDPDLVLPVHYDTFAALETDSGAFAADVAERGVPVVLDERTDE from the coding sequence ATGACGGTTCGACACGACGGACTCCTCGCGACGTGGCTCGGATACGCCGGTCTCCGACTCGAATCCCCCGACGGCACGGTCGTCTACGCGGACCCCGGCCGGTACGGGACCCTCACCGGCGAGTGGCGACCCGACTCGCCCGACGCGGGCCACCCGGACGCTCGCGATTACCGCCCGGAGGACGGCGACCTCGTCCTCGTGACCCACGACCACCACTACGACTCGGACGCGATTCGTCGGGTGGCGGGCGACGACGCCACGCTGGTCGTCTACGAGGCGGTCTACCCCCCGAAAATCGACCGCGACGTCGAGGACCTGCGCGACCTCCCGTACGAGTTCGTCAGGGTGGACGAGGCCGACGACCGACTGTTCGGCGACGTCATCGTGCGGTCGGTCGCGGGCTACAACGACCCCGACGGCCCGCACACCGACGCGAGCGGCGACCCCTACCACCCCGAGGGTTTCGGCGTCGGCTACCACCTCACGCTCCCCGGACGGGGAGGCGAGGACGTGACGGTCTTCTGGCCGGGCGACTCCGACGCGCTCCCGGGCCACGCCGAACTCGACGTGTCGCTGTTCTGTCCGCCCATCGGCGGGTCGTTCACGATGGACCGCCACGAGGCCGCGGCCCTCGCCGAGGAGATGGACCCCGACCTCGTGCTCCCGGTTCACTACGACACCTTCGCGGCGCTGGAGACCGACTCGGGCGCGTTCGCCGCCGACGTGGCCGAGCGCGGGGTCCCCGTCGTGCTGGACGAGCGAACCGACGAGTAA
- a CDS encoding bifunctional 2-polyprenyl-6-hydroxyphenol methylase/3-demethylubiquinol 3-O-methyltransferase UbiG has product MDSNEVRKEWAERSGEYSPSYYAYYGPDETSELILDLLDSFVGSDAAVVELGCSSGRHLAHLRDNGYDDLHGVEINDEAFDVMAETYPDLAADGTFYNDAIENAVAAFEDDRFDAVFSVETLQHIHPEDEAVFGELARITGDLLVTVENENRDGEAESDRNIESQSDRAEGSDTGNDAEPGDRDSDGELAARRGVNYVDGEFPLYYRNWNRIFTERGLTEVECQSTKRDMLRAFRSDGD; this is encoded by the coding sequence GTGGATTCTAACGAAGTCCGTAAGGAGTGGGCGGAGCGTTCGGGGGAGTACTCGCCGAGCTACTACGCCTACTACGGACCCGACGAGACGAGCGAACTGATTCTGGACCTGCTCGACTCGTTCGTCGGGTCGGACGCGGCCGTCGTGGAGTTGGGGTGCAGTTCGGGCCGACACCTCGCCCACCTCCGCGACAACGGCTACGACGACCTCCACGGCGTCGAAATCAACGACGAGGCCTTCGACGTGATGGCCGAGACCTACCCCGACCTCGCGGCAGACGGAACCTTCTACAACGACGCCATCGAGAACGCCGTCGCGGCGTTCGAGGACGACCGCTTCGACGCCGTCTTCTCGGTGGAGACGCTCCAGCACATCCATCCCGAGGACGAGGCGGTGTTCGGCGAACTGGCCCGGATTACCGGCGACCTGCTCGTCACTGTGGAGAACGAGAACCGCGACGGCGAGGCGGAGTCGGACCGAAACATCGAGAGCCAGTCGGACCGCGCCGAGGGCAGCGACACCGGGAACGACGCCGAACCGGGAGACCGCGACTCCGACGGCGAACTGGCGGCGCGGCGCGGCGTCAACTACGTGGACGGTGAGTTCCCGCTCTACTACCGGAACTGGAACCGCATCTTCACCGAGCGCGGTCTCACCGAGGTCGAGTGCCAATCGACCAAGCGCGACATGCTCCGGGCGTTTCGGAGTGACGGCGACTGA